A single window of Halobacillus naozhouensis DNA harbors:
- a CDS encoding RNA polymerase sigma factor codes for MMDEDFDELYLTYYNRVYYSAYRVTKDQCSAEDVLQETFIKAYRNSDQLKDVEKIGAWLSTAATRTAIDLLRKERKYVVTEIEEVPLRVGEVASFRSTVEESCEQRELEEEVWKSTSSLSPKLKEIFKMKYYFYFKEAEIAKHLQLSPSAVKSRLYRARNYMKKQVEGLTEHDQTA; via the coding sequence ATGATGGATGAAGATTTTGATGAGCTCTATCTAACCTATTATAATAGAGTCTATTATTCAGCCTATCGAGTTACTAAGGATCAATGCTCTGCAGAGGACGTCCTTCAGGAAACGTTTATAAAAGCCTACCGAAATTCCGACCAACTCAAAGACGTTGAGAAAATCGGGGCGTGGTTGTCTACTGCAGCTACCAGAACAGCTATCGATCTTTTGCGAAAAGAAAGAAAGTATGTGGTAACGGAGATCGAAGAGGTTCCACTGAGAGTAGGTGAAGTTGCTTCGTTTCGTTCAACCGTAGAAGAGTCTTGTGAGCAGCGGGAACTGGAAGAAGAAGTATGGAAAAGTACAAGTTCTTTGTCCCCGAAATTGAAGGAGATCTTTAAGATGAAATATTACTTTTATTTTAAGGAGGCTGAAATTGCCAAGCATCTACAGTTATCGCCGTCTGCAGTGAAGTCAAGGCTTTACCGAGCAAGGAATTACATGAAAAAACAGGTGGAAGGCTTGACCGAACACGATCAAACCGCATGA
- a CDS encoding GNAT family N-acetyltransferase, with translation MRNIAKEGDQFVMKEDGNRIAEISVVPSGSDRLIVDHTFVSEAHREEGNGEKLVEKVVQFAREENKKIIPLCSFTKNVMEQNEAYHDVLI, from the coding sequence ATGCGAAACATCGCTAAAGAAGGAGATCAATTTGTGATGAAGGAAGATGGCAATCGTATTGCAGAAATTTCTGTTGTACCTTCCGGGAGTGACCGGCTTATTGTGGACCATACCTTTGTTTCGGAAGCGCATCGTGAGGAAGGGAATGGCGAAAAGCTTGTGGAAAAGGTTGTTCAATTTGCACGTGAGGAGAATAAAAAGATCATTCCCCTATGTTCTTTTACTAAGAATGTGATGGAGCAGAATGAAGCTTATCATGATGTCCTAATTTAA
- a CDS encoding DUF6449 domain-containing protein: MPSKPSLFKKEVIKQDFRNIGWIGIVYLLGLLFTLPLQLMMDMNSEFSREMYYDNGLFDPLFLYGIQIIFLFVMPVLMAIFLFRYVHVREAADFIHSLPIKRGSLFNYHIISGTILLIAPILITGSILIISHWIWDVGDYYTLSDLGYWVSVFVIFSLFLFITSVFVGSLTGLSAVQGVLTYVLLVLPAGGYGLISYNLKFFVQGFSIDKAMTQAIENYSPLLEFAMYQPRGPIGTEVSPPIGFVGLVIYFGLALLLYAAALLIYRKRNIENGSQAFAVLTLRPVFKYGTTFSVMLLGGLYFSSSQLSYSWLFIGYAIGAFFGFVISDMLLQKTWRVFHIHKLKGIVSYTAVVVILILAVPIIARGYESAVPPKDDIKNVYMGTSYSEYQGKLELGAPFIHKPDNVEAVRKVHQELIDVAEPMEGGRRTIFLAYELNNGEKVFREYHVKEQRRLPYIEKVYNSKEYKWMTYDAFHVDPSKIDRLTLHSPISQGGPVNIVDPEEITQALQLIKKDILNQSYRNMRGPNGLSISLNIEEGYKHHNVQIPISFTNFKDWLKDKNLYAKMFLQADQVHKVEIIKMKSPMRRGESPYDLLLGESGLETSDNEKIAEVISAASESAGGDYLVGFYISEDELFTVATLEASEAPDWIMDQFK, from the coding sequence ATGCCATCGAAACCATCACTGTTTAAGAAAGAGGTTATCAAACAGGATTTTAGAAACATCGGCTGGATCGGAATCGTTTATTTACTAGGGTTGCTGTTCACATTGCCGCTTCAACTGATGATGGACATGAACAGTGAATTCAGCAGAGAAATGTATTATGATAATGGGCTGTTTGACCCGTTATTTTTGTACGGAATTCAAATAATTTTTTTATTTGTTATGCCCGTACTTATGGCTATTTTCCTCTTTCGCTATGTGCATGTCAGGGAAGCGGCTGACTTCATTCACAGCCTGCCAATTAAGAGAGGCTCTTTATTTAACTACCATATAATCTCGGGAACAATTCTTTTGATTGCTCCGATTTTAATTACAGGTTCAATTCTCATTATTTCTCATTGGATATGGGATGTAGGAGACTATTATACTCTTAGTGATTTAGGCTATTGGGTGTCTGTTTTTGTGATATTCTCACTTTTTCTATTTATAACTAGTGTTTTTGTGGGATCACTGACTGGATTATCTGCCGTACAGGGTGTATTAACGTACGTTTTATTAGTGTTACCCGCTGGGGGGTATGGATTAATTTCCTATAATCTGAAATTTTTCGTACAAGGTTTTTCCATTGATAAAGCAATGACCCAGGCTATTGAAAACTATTCACCTCTCCTTGAATTTGCAATGTATCAACCTAGGGGACCTATTGGTACAGAGGTGAGTCCGCCTATCGGTTTTGTAGGGTTAGTCATTTATTTTGGATTAGCTCTCCTGTTATACGCAGCCGCCTTATTGATCTATAGAAAACGAAATATCGAAAATGGCAGTCAGGCTTTCGCAGTTCTCACTCTTCGGCCCGTGTTTAAATATGGGACCACCTTTTCCGTCATGTTGCTTGGAGGTTTATATTTTAGTAGCTCGCAATTGAGCTACTCCTGGTTATTTATCGGCTATGCCATAGGGGCGTTCTTTGGCTTTGTCATTTCTGATATGCTTCTACAAAAAACATGGCGTGTCTTCCATATCCATAAGTTAAAAGGGATAGTCAGTTATACAGCAGTAGTAGTTATTCTTATTTTAGCAGTGCCTATTATTGCAAGAGGGTATGAATCTGCCGTGCCTCCAAAAGATGACATTAAAAATGTGTACATGGGCACCAGCTATTCTGAATATCAAGGGAAACTCGAATTAGGTGCCCCTTTTATTCATAAACCAGACAACGTTGAGGCTGTACGAAAAGTACATCAGGAGTTAATCGATGTAGCTGAACCGATGGAAGGCGGGAGGCGTACTATCTTCCTGGCCTATGAGTTAAATAATGGGGAAAAAGTTTTTCGTGAATACCATGTGAAAGAACAGCGTAGGCTTCCCTATATAGAAAAAGTTTATAACAGTAAGGAATATAAATGGATGACTTACGATGCATTTCATGTAGACCCCTCTAAGATAGATCGGTTGACCCTTCATTCCCCTATCTCTCAAGGGGGCCCCGTAAATATTGTAGATCCTGAAGAAATAACCCAGGCACTACAGCTTATTAAGAAGGATATTCTGAACCAATCTTATAGAAATATGAGAGGGCCTAATGGGTTATCTATTAGTTTAAACATTGAGGAAGGATATAAACATCATAATGTCCAAATCCCTATAAGTTTTACGAACTTCAAGGATTGGCTAAAGGATAAAAATTTGTATGCCAAAATGTTTCTACAAGCAGATCAGGTTCATAAAGTAGAAATAATCAAGATGAAATCACCAATGAGAAGAGGAGAGAGCCCTTATGATCTCTTGCTAGGGGAAAGTGGACTAGAAACATCAGATAATGAAAAAATTGCTGAGGTGATTTCTGCTGCTAGTGAATCCGCAGGGGGCGATTATCTAGTAGGTTTCTATATAAGTGAGGATGAACTTTTTACGGTTGCCACCTTAGAAGCAAGTGAAGCACCCGATTGGATTATGGACCAATTTAAATAA
- a CDS encoding GntR family transcriptional regulator, producing the protein MFELDMRSRKPIYEQLVEKLKHLIISDVLQEDEKLPSVRELAQELTINPNTIQKAYRELEIQGYTYSVKGKGSFVNPASPFKDKHKLEEVRLELRKLFAEAIYLGMTVQEIKALVEEVKGGPDHD; encoded by the coding sequence ATGTTCGAGCTGGATATGAGGAGCCGTAAGCCTATTTATGAACAGCTTGTTGAAAAACTAAAACATCTCATTATCAGTGATGTTTTACAGGAAGATGAGAAGCTCCCATCTGTCCGCGAGCTGGCTCAGGAACTGACGATTAATCCTAATACGATCCAAAAAGCCTATCGTGAACTCGAAATACAAGGATACACTTATTCCGTTAAAGGGAAGGGGAGTTTTGTTAATCCAGCTTCTCCATTTAAGGATAAACACAAATTAGAAGAAGTACGCTTAGAACTAAGGAAATTGTTTGCCGAAGCGATATACCTTGGTATGACGGTACAAGAAATTAAGGCATTGGTTGAGGAAGTAAAGGGAGGACCTGATCATGATTGA
- a CDS encoding FecCD family ABC transporter permease, with product MIFVGGFIALIVSLGFSVALGVTDIKLATVWQAVVAFDPDLTNHQVIRELRLPRAIAAALIGGFLAVSGAVMQGLTRNPLASPSIMGVTHGAAFALIIALVFFPTVSNLGMTLASFVGAGVGVVLVFAVGSFSKGGLTPVKLALAGVAVGGMLSSLSTAISLHFQVAKQMSFWYAGDLSSTSWTSVQLLLAAGAVGLLLAVIISRAVTILSLGEEVSKGLGQNTLVVKTLGVIVVLVLTGAAVSVAGTVGFLGLVIPHITRFLVGTDYRLIIPVSAVLGGLLLVLADIGARLVNAPYETPVGAITACIGVPFFLYLARGERSGL from the coding sequence ATGATTTTCGTGGGTGGTTTTATTGCTCTAATTGTATCATTGGGGTTTTCAGTGGCCCTGGGTGTAACCGATATCAAGCTTGCTACAGTTTGGCAAGCTGTCGTTGCCTTTGATCCAGATCTGACTAACCATCAAGTGATTAGAGAGTTGAGGCTGCCCAGGGCAATTGCTGCTGCTCTTATCGGGGGATTCCTGGCTGTTTCAGGGGCTGTGATGCAAGGTCTCACTAGAAACCCGCTTGCCTCTCCATCAATCATGGGAGTTACTCACGGGGCTGCTTTTGCTTTAATCATTGCGCTTGTCTTTTTTCCAACTGTCAGTAATCTTGGCATGACCTTAGCCTCTTTTGTTGGAGCTGGAGTAGGGGTTGTTCTCGTGTTTGCCGTGGGGTCCTTTTCGAAGGGTGGACTTACTCCGGTTAAGCTGGCGCTTGCTGGTGTAGCGGTAGGCGGTATGCTTAGTTCACTTTCCACAGCTATTTCTCTGCATTTCCAAGTGGCAAAGCAAATGAGCTTCTGGTATGCAGGAGATCTATCCAGTACGAGTTGGACATCTGTGCAGTTATTATTAGCAGCTGGGGCTGTTGGGCTACTATTGGCTGTAATCATATCCCGAGCAGTGACAATTCTGAGTTTAGGGGAAGAGGTCTCAAAAGGGCTGGGGCAAAACACGCTCGTAGTTAAGACACTTGGTGTTATCGTCGTGCTGGTCTTGACGGGGGCGGCTGTTTCAGTAGCAGGAACTGTTGGATTTCTTGGACTGGTTATTCCTCATATTACTCGATTTCTCGTCGGAACAGATTATCGTTTAATTATTCCGGTATCAGCTGTGCTTGGAGGCTTGCTGCTCGTACTAGCTGATATCGGTGCTCGACTGGTTAATGCTCCGTATGAAACACCGGTTGGGGCCATTACGGCTTGTATTGGTGTGCCGTTCTTTCTATATCTGGCCCGCGGGGAAAGGAGCGGGTTATGA
- a CDS encoding PCYCGC motif-containing (lipo)protein, with amino-acid sequence MRVKLLIVIGFLVGSLMAGCSSNHTEETQQSSTPSQPETHSQHQHSSEIVMGDKRVKTPSYEVMPKFLKNKPENMQLIYTSASQHKELLEQIPCYCGCGESVGHKNNYDCFIHDNKENGAIVWDDHGTKCGVCLEIAAQAMIDYQNGKSVQEIRENIDAQYKQGYAEPTPTPEI; translated from the coding sequence ATGAGAGTAAAGCTTTTGATCGTCATCGGTTTTTTAGTAGGCAGCTTGATGGCAGGTTGTTCAAGCAATCATACAGAAGAAACTCAGCAATCCTCCACCCCATCACAACCTGAAACTCACTCACAACACCAACATTCAAGTGAAATAGTTATGGGGGATAAACGAGTTAAAACACCAAGTTATGAGGTAATGCCAAAGTTTTTAAAAAATAAGCCTGAAAATATGCAGCTTATCTATACATCAGCTTCTCAGCATAAAGAACTGTTAGAGCAAATACCATGCTACTGCGGCTGTGGTGAATCTGTCGGCCATAAGAATAATTACGACTGTTTCATACATGACAACAAAGAAAACGGAGCTATTGTTTGGGACGATCATGGAACAAAATGTGGAGTCTGTTTAGAAATTGCCGCTCAGGCTATGATTGACTACCAAAATGGCAAATCGGTGCAGGAAATTCGAGAGAACATCGATGCACAGTACAAACAAGGTTATGCCGAGCCAACTCCAACTCCAGAAATATAA
- a CDS encoding NAD(P)/FAD-dependent oxidoreductase, with protein sequence MSELYDVTIIGGGTTGLYTAFYSGMRDLKTKVIEYQPDLGGKVSFFYPEKKIYDVGGFPGVLGDDLVADVKEQALSVQPTIVMGEKIKALEKQEDGTFVLTSHSGEKHFSKTVIVASGLGTYDLRPLDVEGSHYYGGQHIHYTIQNLMQYTGQKAVVISENRVGLDWALALENVASEVHLINRGAEFKAVYGNDLEKLEHSNVHVHMEARVEKLEGTETALERIILDNGEQIQTDHLLVYEGLQIDKSLYDQWGLVTEKGRIPVGTDMATSLEGVFVAGDAAVYPSKTMLIASGFNEAMAAVNSAKSFIDPKAKSQVYSTVIYKHVE encoded by the coding sequence ATGAGTGAACTTTATGATGTAACGATAATTGGCGGAGGAACGACAGGGCTCTATACAGCATTCTATAGTGGCATGCGTGATTTGAAAACGAAGGTCATTGAATATCAGCCGGATCTTGGCGGCAAGGTTTCCTTTTTTTACCCCGAGAAAAAGATCTATGATGTCGGGGGATTCCCTGGAGTACTTGGAGATGATCTGGTAGCAGATGTAAAAGAACAAGCCCTAAGTGTTCAACCGACCATTGTAATGGGGGAAAAGATCAAAGCCCTCGAAAAGCAGGAAGATGGAACATTTGTGTTGACCTCCCATTCCGGTGAAAAGCATTTTTCTAAAACGGTGATCGTGGCATCAGGGTTAGGAACTTACGATCTGCGTCCTCTAGATGTGGAAGGAAGTCATTATTATGGAGGTCAGCATATTCATTATACGATTCAGAACCTTATGCAGTACACAGGTCAAAAAGCTGTCGTGATTTCAGAGAATCGGGTGGGGCTAGATTGGGCTCTGGCCCTGGAAAACGTGGCCTCGGAAGTTCATCTCATTAATCGGGGGGCGGAATTTAAAGCTGTCTATGGAAATGATTTAGAAAAGCTAGAGCATTCTAATGTCCATGTTCATATGGAAGCGAGAGTGGAAAAGCTGGAAGGTACAGAAACTGCACTGGAAAGAATCATCCTCGACAATGGGGAACAAATTCAGACGGATCACCTGCTCGTATACGAAGGACTACAAATTGATAAGAGTTTGTATGACCAGTGGGGATTAGTGACAGAAAAGGGACGAATTCCTGTAGGTACCGATATGGCTACATCACTTGAAGGGGTGTTTGTGGCAGGGGATGCAGCTGTTTATCCGAGTAAAACAATGTTGATTGCTTCAGGTTTTAATGAGGCCATGGCAGCTGTGAATAGTGCCAAATCATTTATTGATCCAAAGGCGAAATCGCAGGTATATAGTACGGTTATTTATAAACACGTGGAATAG
- a CDS encoding ABC transporter ATP-binding protein: MIEVKNITKSFAKEMVVNNVSFGVKQGSIYGLLGSNGAGKTTLMRLISGILKQNSGTIRMFDEDVFENLHVKNRLVFIPDSLYFFPQYNVKQLAKYYKEMYPDWSEERYEQLKKMFNLDENKKVHQFSKGMQRQVVFWLSMSAMPDILILDEPFDGLDAVMRKKIKNLIIQDVAERAMTVLISSHNLREVEDICDYIGILHKGEVLLQRDLDDLKTDIHKIQVSFKDFDMAPLKRRLNILYHEKRGSVHLLIVKGKEEEVSHTVEKYSPVLYDRLPLTLEEIFIYELGGAGYAIETITV, encoded by the coding sequence ATGATTGAAGTGAAGAATATTACTAAATCATTTGCAAAAGAGATGGTTGTGAACAATGTGAGCTTTGGTGTGAAACAAGGGTCGATTTACGGGCTTCTTGGTTCAAATGGTGCTGGAAAAACAACTCTTATGCGTTTAATAAGTGGAATTCTTAAGCAGAACTCAGGTACAATCCGCATGTTTGACGAAGACGTATTTGAGAATTTACATGTAAAAAATAGACTTGTCTTTATTCCGGATTCTCTTTATTTTTTTCCACAATACAATGTGAAACAACTTGCTAAATATTATAAGGAAATGTATCCAGATTGGAGCGAGGAACGTTACGAACAGCTCAAAAAGATGTTTAATTTGGATGAAAATAAGAAAGTACACCAGTTTTCTAAGGGGATGCAGAGACAGGTCGTGTTTTGGTTGTCGATGTCAGCTATGCCTGACATTCTAATCCTGGATGAACCGTTTGATGGCCTTGATGCCGTAATGAGAAAGAAAATAAAGAATCTAATTATTCAAGATGTAGCAGAGCGTGCAATGACGGTCCTTATTTCTTCTCATAACCTGCGGGAAGTAGAAGACATCTGTGACTACATAGGTATTTTGCACAAAGGTGAAGTGTTACTTCAGAGGGATTTAGACGATTTAAAAACGGACATCCATAAAATTCAGGTTTCCTTTAAAGACTTCGATATGGCCCCACTTAAGCGCAGGTTGAATATTTTATATCACGAGAAGCGAGGAAGTGTCCATCTCCTAATTGTCAAAGGGAAAGAGGAGGAGGTAAGTCATACGGTGGAAAAATATTCGCCTGTCCTGTATGACCGTTTGCCCCTAACCCTCGAGGAGATTTTCATCTATGAATTGGGAGGTGCAGGGTATGCCATCGAAACCATCACTGTTTAA
- the glsA gene encoding glutaminase A has translation MNQLSNEYLNKVIEDSKPYAVNGRVNTELPNFDETLRDKLGVSIITSEQNHYTAGDSSHKVPMQSTSKIIALMLALQDFGKERVFQAVGMEPTGEMFNSISALESHDDIKPFNPMVNAGAIAVCSLIKGGNNDNRFERYLHFLRDLTNNPTLEMDEKVYQAEIANGARNRSLAYFMQSTGALITDVEEALDLYFRINAVMMCCDDFARAGLFLARGGIAPGGDEKLIPPHHLRTVKAIMMTSGMYNSSGQYAVEAGFPCKSGVSGSIIGAVPGRMGIGVVGPAIDKKGNSTAGGALIKKLSKDLKLNMFRTEIKY, from the coding sequence ATGAACCAACTATCAAACGAATATTTGAATAAAGTAATCGAAGACAGCAAACCTTATGCCGTAAATGGACGCGTGAATACGGAGCTTCCTAACTTTGACGAGACGTTAAGAGATAAATTAGGGGTATCTATCATTACGAGTGAACAGAATCATTATACAGCCGGTGACTCTTCCCATAAAGTTCCTATGCAAAGCACATCCAAAATCATTGCTCTGATGCTTGCCCTGCAGGATTTCGGCAAGGAACGAGTCTTTCAAGCGGTAGGTATGGAACCAACTGGAGAGATGTTTAATTCCATTAGCGCCCTTGAGTCTCATGATGACATTAAACCTTTTAATCCTATGGTGAATGCTGGAGCGATTGCTGTTTGTTCATTGATAAAAGGCGGCAATAACGATAACCGCTTTGAACGCTATTTGCACTTTTTGAGAGACCTGACCAATAATCCAACCCTGGAAATGGATGAGAAGGTGTATCAGGCTGAGATCGCTAATGGAGCGCGTAATCGTTCCTTAGCCTATTTCATGCAAAGTACTGGAGCCCTCATTACAGATGTAGAGGAAGCTCTTGATCTTTACTTTCGGATAAACGCTGTCATGATGTGTTGCGATGATTTCGCAAGAGCAGGCCTTTTTCTGGCCCGGGGCGGAATAGCTCCTGGAGGAGATGAGAAGCTGATTCCTCCCCATCACTTGCGAACCGTGAAAGCCATCATGATGACCTCAGGAATGTATAATTCTTCCGGCCAATACGCCGTTGAGGCCGGTTTCCCGTGTAAGAGCGGCGTCTCTGGAAGTATTATTGGAGCTGTGCCGGGCCGGATGGGAATCGGTGTTGTTGGTCCGGCAATTGACAAAAAGGGAAACAGCACAGCTGGAGGAGCTCTTATTAAGAAGTTATCTAAGGATTTGAAATTAAATATGTTCCGAACTGAAATAAAGTATTAA
- a CDS encoding iron-hydroxamate ABC transporter substrate-binding protein: protein MFNKKICIMFSLLFVLTFITACGNGNEEGTSDSTNKEEGANKERTLEHASGEVTIPANPERIIAPYLEDSLVALGVTPAAQWSIGSDVLDYLQPQLEGVPKIAWDMPLEQVLKHKPDLLIFSSPSSLQNGSYEDYSKIAPTYVYKEEVSSNWRDQLKRMGRILGKQDKAEQILADFDKKVKEAKTSLQEAIGDESVAFIWTKGDQFFVFENNRYIAEVVYSEMGVTQPEFIKNLPEAGAQWKPMSIEKLGQLKADHVFLIGSEGEGGFETLKNSSVWQSIPAAEKDQIYVMNKPSHWTIDGVIAHSMSIDKIVETLAE, encoded by the coding sequence ATGTTTAACAAAAAAATATGTATAATGTTTAGCCTGTTATTCGTTTTGACTTTCATCACAGCCTGCGGGAACGGCAATGAGGAAGGTACATCTGATTCAACTAATAAAGAGGAAGGTGCTAACAAAGAACGTACCCTTGAGCATGCTTCCGGTGAAGTAACCATACCGGCCAATCCGGAAAGAATTATTGCTCCCTACTTAGAAGATTCTTTAGTAGCTCTTGGAGTAACCCCTGCTGCTCAATGGTCAATAGGCAGCGATGTTCTTGACTACTTGCAGCCACAGCTTGAAGGAGTTCCTAAGATTGCCTGGGATATGCCGCTCGAACAAGTACTTAAACATAAACCGGATCTGCTGATTTTCAGTTCCCCTTCTTCCTTACAAAATGGCAGTTACGAAGATTACAGCAAGATTGCTCCAACTTATGTATATAAAGAAGAAGTAAGTTCGAACTGGAGAGATCAGCTGAAACGAATGGGTAGAATCCTAGGGAAACAAGACAAAGCTGAACAAATACTCGCTGATTTTGACAAGAAAGTAAAAGAGGCTAAAACAAGCCTGCAAGAAGCAATTGGAGATGAATCAGTTGCTTTTATATGGACCAAAGGCGACCAGTTTTTTGTTTTTGAAAACAACCGATATATTGCCGAAGTAGTTTACAGCGAAATGGGTGTTACACAGCCGGAATTCATTAAAAACCTTCCTGAAGCGGGCGCCCAATGGAAGCCAATGTCGATAGAAAAATTGGGACAGCTCAAGGCAGATCATGTATTTTTGATTGGATCTGAAGGGGAAGGAGGGTTTGAAACTCTCAAGAACAGCTCTGTCTGGCAGAGTATCCCTGCTGCTGAAAAAGATCAAATTTATGTTATGAACAAGCCAAGTCACTGGACGATTGATGGTGTAATTGCTCATAGTATGTCTATTGATAAAATCGTTGAAACATTAGCCGAATGA
- a CDS encoding FecCD family ABC transporter permease gives MKQLSLQNRSRFWWTVGSLLVLIAVMLLVSLNTGVVQIAPVDVMRTLFGFGNERQELVLFDFRLPTIVLALLVGAGFAISGAILQGVTQNELADPGILGINTGAGLAVVVYIFFFQSSMAGISGFGVYILPIFALIGAFAAAVLVYLLAWKKGVNPVRLILVGIGVNAGFSAALIIFQIKMNPQDFTQALVWLSGDIWGSSWSFVIALFPWIIGLIVYSMYKSPVINILNLGDQMAVGLGARVERERRLLLLLAVAIAGLCVAAAGGIAFLGLIAPHIARRIVGPKHQQLLPVTALLGALILLVADTIGKNIIAPAEIPVGIVVTIVSTPYFLYLLMKTK, from the coding sequence ATGAAACAACTTTCATTACAAAACAGGAGCCGGTTTTGGTGGACGGTGGGCAGCTTGCTCGTACTCATTGCGGTTATGCTGCTAGTCAGTTTAAATACTGGTGTTGTCCAAATTGCCCCGGTGGATGTTATGCGGACATTGTTTGGTTTCGGGAATGAAAGACAGGAACTGGTGTTATTTGACTTCAGGCTGCCAACAATAGTTCTGGCATTATTGGTTGGTGCCGGGTTTGCCATCTCCGGTGCAATTTTACAGGGAGTCACTCAAAACGAATTGGCAGACCCCGGGATATTAGGAATTAACACGGGAGCGGGATTAGCTGTTGTCGTGTACATATTCTTTTTTCAAAGTTCAATGGCCGGTATTAGTGGATTTGGTGTTTATATTCTTCCGATATTTGCCTTGATTGGCGCGTTTGCAGCAGCCGTGCTTGTGTATCTTTTAGCATGGAAAAAAGGAGTTAACCCTGTTAGGTTGATTCTCGTTGGAATCGGAGTCAACGCAGGATTTAGTGCAGCTTTAATTATTTTTCAAATAAAAATGAACCCGCAAGATTTTACGCAGGCTTTAGTCTGGCTGTCGGGAGACATTTGGGGCTCTAGCTGGAGTTTCGTAATCGCTCTCTTTCCATGGATTATAGGATTGATCGTTTACAGCATGTATAAATCGCCTGTCATTAATATATTAAATTTGGGGGATCAGATGGCGGTAGGACTGGGAGCGAGAGTTGAACGGGAACGCCGGCTGCTTCTTTTGCTGGCTGTAGCCATTGCAGGTTTATGTGTAGCGGCAGCCGGAGGGATTGCGTTTCTCGGTCTTATTGCACCACATATTGCCCGAAGGATAGTTGGCCCCAAGCATCAGCAGCTGCTCCCGGTCACTGCTCTGCTGGGCGCACTCATATTACTTGTGGCTGACACGATCGGAAAAAATATTATTGCCCCTGCTGAAATTCCGGTTGGTATTGTAGTCACCATTGTTAGCACACCTTATTTTCTTTATTTGCTCATGAAAACGAAATAA
- a CDS encoding DinB family protein, which produces MNHVLMKQFEFHVWAYEKTFRHLESLPDHVFEKKMQNVFPSLAKVFGHVYVVDNLWLGAIAGKSFHEVRRSIGQWTEETEGRSIVGMEELFGHLAHQYRNFLHDKHEGEVIKVVHPEFGNLTASYFDLIQHVVKSWYISSGKYYVHVAPVRL; this is translated from the coding sequence ATGAATCATGTATTAATGAAGCAGTTTGAGTTTCATGTTTGGGCTTATGAAAAAACATTCAGGCATTTAGAGAGTCTGCCTGATCACGTTTTCGAAAAGAAAATGCAAAATGTCTTTCCTTCCTTAGCGAAAGTGTTTGGACATGTATATGTCGTGGATAATCTTTGGCTGGGGGCCATTGCAGGGAAAAGTTTCCATGAAGTTCGCCGCTCTATAGGGCAATGGACAGAGGAAACTGAGGGAAGAAGTATCGTTGGTATGGAGGAGTTGTTTGGCCATCTTGCCCACCAGTACAGAAACTTTCTCCATGACAAACACGAAGGTGAGGTAATAAAGGTTGTTCACCCTGAATTTGGAAATTTGACCGCTTCTTATTTTGATCTTATTCAACATGTCGTAAAATCATGGTACATATCATCGGGGAAATATTACGTCCATGTTGCGCCAGTTAGGTTATGA